One window of the Candidatus Chryseobacterium colombiense genome contains the following:
- a CDS encoding toprim domain-containing protein gives MNCKQLNSIELEEVLAFLGHLPVKQNEKEAWYLSPFRAESHASFKVDKPKNLWYHFSEGVGGTTTDFIQKYFNISVKRALEWASNQNFSSFQQQTKRLKSHLNYRIDRIMNIAHPNLLSYLHERGLSEKVYPFIKELWFTIENKQLYAVGFKNNSEGWELRNAFYKGALLNKDITVLPFPKETESVSNNETQKNTVNQKIAVFEGFTDALSFIEMQRSFQGDLLILNSTAMLKKALTALDSYSEISLFLDNDPTGRECTEQILKVYPYAKDFSHLYSDHKDLNEYLVAKKKHHANESINTQIIPTSKNEHAEKENSSKEETNRIKKGMRRRM, from the coding sequence ATGAACTGTAAGCAATTAAATTCCATAGAGCTGGAAGAAGTCCTCGCTTTTCTCGGACACCTTCCAGTCAAACAAAATGAAAAAGAAGCATGGTATCTCAGTCCTTTTAGGGCTGAATCCCATGCCTCTTTTAAAGTGGATAAGCCGAAGAACCTCTGGTATCACTTTTCAGAGGGAGTAGGTGGCACAACGACCGATTTTATTCAGAAATATTTTAACATATCGGTAAAAAGAGCTTTAGAATGGGCTTCCAATCAAAATTTTTCTTCTTTTCAGCAGCAAACAAAAAGGTTAAAATCCCATCTAAATTATCGTATAGACAGGATTATGAATATTGCTCATCCTAATCTTTTATCTTATCTCCATGAGAGGGGTTTAAGTGAAAAAGTGTATCCTTTTATCAAAGAACTATGGTTTACCATCGAGAACAAACAACTTTATGCAGTGGGGTTTAAGAATAATTCTGAGGGTTGGGAGCTTAGAAATGCTTTCTACAAAGGGGCTTTACTTAATAAAGATATTACTGTCCTACCATTTCCCAAAGAAACCGAATCAGTGAGCAATAACGAAACTCAAAAGAATACTGTTAATCAAAAAATAGCAGTTTTTGAAGGCTTTACAGATGCCCTGTCTTTTATCGAAATGCAAAGATCTTTTCAGGGGGATTTACTGATACTGAATTCTACGGCAATGCTTAAAAAGGCTTTAACAGCGCTTGATTCCTATTCAGAGATCAGCCTGTTTTTGGACAATGATCCCACAGGCAGAGAATGCACTGAGCAGATTCTAAAAGTTTACCCTTATGCCAAGGACTTTTCCCACCTCTATTCAGATCACAAAGACTTGAACGAGTATCTCGTAGCAAAAAAGAAGCATCATGCTAATGAGTCAATTAATACGCAGATAATACCAACATCGAAAAACGAGCATGCAGAAAAAGAGAATTCCAGCAAGGAAGAAACAAACAGGATAAAAAAAGGAATGCGCAGGAGAATGTAG
- a CDS encoding DUF3408 domain-containing protein has protein sequence MNNEYFYNQNNENEAHKKKGTSDETHNESKELAGNIQSLTDDEYLKKAMTADISKEAKSIRSQSEINRNKRLKSPELMKKEYFETFFKIPKHNASKGRSVYIRPEFHQKFLKLIAGLEIERLTIYAYVDNIIEHHFTEFEEVIYKIYQDRNKPIF, from the coding sequence ATGAACAATGAATATTTTTATAATCAAAACAATGAAAATGAGGCTCATAAAAAAAAAGGAACTTCAGATGAAACTCATAACGAGTCAAAAGAATTAGCAGGTAATATTCAGTCCTTAACAGACGATGAATATCTCAAAAAAGCTATGACAGCAGATATCTCTAAAGAGGCGAAATCAATAAGAAGTCAATCAGAGATCAATAGAAATAAGAGGTTAAAGTCTCCTGAATTAATGAAGAAGGAATATTTTGAAACCTTCTTTAAAATTCCAAAACACAATGCAAGTAAAGGAAGATCAGTATACATCCGTCCAGAATTTCATCAAAAATTTTTAAAGCTTATAGCCGGACTTGAAATAGAAAGACTGACCATATATGCTTACGTGGATAATATCATTGAGCATCATTTTACGGAGTTTGAAGAAGTAATCTATAAAATATACCAAGATAGAAATAAGCCAATATTCTAA
- a CDS encoding zeta toxin family protein: protein MSRPQFFLLAGPNGAGKSTYSSDFIPENVFFFNGDELYAELQRRYPNYDPEKLKGGVPSRLEKEIDAALSLKKDFAFESNFSTDMAALITKTFKDAGYQTNLIYFGLDNISLATSRVTDRVALGKHDVSPHDIKFNYDEGIVRVNEHFNLFDIIRFVDTTSLGVPIAVAFYLNDSANCQIMNNSIQWFNTYFSDNLKKCAKNRAEKLSQIKKQQIQINPPKKGRGLRR, encoded by the coding sequence ATGAGTAGGCCGCAGTTCTTTCTTTTGGCAGGTCCTAACGGAGCAGGAAAATCGACATATAGCAGCGATTTTATTCCTGAAAATGTATTTTTTTTCAATGGTGATGAGCTTTATGCGGAACTTCAACGCAGATATCCAAATTATGACCCTGAGAAACTTAAAGGGGGTGTACCATCACGGCTTGAAAAAGAAATTGATGCCGCTTTATCTCTAAAAAAGGATTTTGCATTTGAAAGTAATTTTTCGACAGATATGGCAGCCCTAATCACTAAGACCTTCAAAGATGCAGGGTATCAGACTAATCTTATCTATTTTGGCCTTGACAATATTAGCTTAGCGACTTCAAGGGTTACAGACCGTGTTGCATTAGGTAAACATGATGTAAGCCCTCACGATATAAAATTTAATTACGATGAAGGGATTGTAAGGGTCAATGAACATTTTAACCTCTTTGATATAATTAGATTTGTAGATACTACAAGTTTAGGTGTGCCCATAGCAGTTGCTTTTTATCTGAACGATAGTGCAAACTGCCAAATAATGAATAACAGCATACAATGGTTTAATACTTATTTTAGTGATAATCTTAAAAAATGTGCTAAAAATAGAGCAGAAAAACTTTCACAAATCAAAAAGCAACAAATTCAAATTAATCCGCCTAAAAAAGGAAGGGGTTTACGAAGATAA